A genomic segment from Octopus sinensis linkage group LG4, ASM634580v1, whole genome shotgun sequence encodes:
- the LOC115210757 gene encoding uncharacterized protein LOC115210757 isoform X2 — translation MAEDPGHKAMLYFLEVLMNHSPSPLSISQLAGRFGSRNFTSEMRHAAGGNEAGLKKFLLKYPSLFTVNGNLVCLTDGTCWSSSVNNNVRDSSPASSSSSFSLPEVSIETEAVQYFRSKFLKKGEKWMATKSLAGHLSQASAEIRECVGPQNEFEDWLHKHPLIFEVKGDIVCLKDNMACSPLKSESDQTDDDGRQFAGDPGMLSMPLTPKLKNRPRSLNIMDAKPLKSPGILSSKSGPMTMTANEYKAVMFLKNIIEKKGDIKLNSLSGHFSQAPESLRNTIGWSKTELEKFLRQHSNIFAISEDETVSVIKNTRLNVVITGSKPTCPNKPTITNRKGKIYHVAKLWGIIDLGRHEHVFIDRCIFGRHIDDLNRLLSVGETVCFDAIPAPKGSRARWRATRVWKENESIEDMIDRLAERLHLPLDGRSRDPGTPLGNIDDELKKVIPDLNDNNILNSPVTVGGLRYAFFDAAPSGAGVVPVWNFKSVELEGMKDIDDLDLSDEAGGDAQNPSMVAERYYMNQSVLGDSPRDSRCHNGEKEPFMNGLSSNTNTILENGDMLNGQSADKYGADVDLSNEQTNGNNNNCCTKQIDASCQTIVTGDILATQFFHEGI, via the coding sequence ATGGCGGAGGATCCAGGTCACAAAGCTATGTTATATTTCCTTGAGGTGTTGATGAACCACAGCCCTTCACCACTCAGTATTAGCCAGTTGGCTGGTCGCTTTGGCAGTCGAAATTTTACATCTGAAATGCGGCATGCTGCAGGTGGCAATGAGGCTGGGTTAAAAAAATTCCTGCTTAAATATCCTTCTCTTTTCACTGTAAATGGTAATCTTGTGTGTTTAACAGATGGTACTTGTTGGAGTAGTTCAGTAAATAACAATGTTCGTGATAGTAGTCCAGCATCATCTTCCTCAAGTTTCAGTCTTCCTGAAGTATCCATTGAAACAGAAGCCGTTCAATATTTTCGTAGCAAATTTCTTAAAAAGGGCGAAAAATGGATGGCTACCAAAAGTCTAGCTGGTCATCTGTCTCAGGCTTCTGCAGAAATCCGTGAGTGTGTTGGTCCACAGAATGAATTTGAAGACTGGTTGCATAAACATCCTTTAATTTTTGAAGTGAAAGGGGATATTGTTTGTCTTAAGGACAATATGGCTTGTAGTCCCTTAAAGTCAGAATCAGACCAGACTGATGATGACGGTAGACAGTTTGCAGGGGACCCTGGTATGCTTTCTATGCCATTGACACCTAAATTAAAAAATAGACCTCGCAGCTTAAATATAATGGATGCCAAGCCATTGAAGTCACCTGGCATATTGAGTTCCAAGTCTGGGCCTATGACAATGACTGCTAATGAATACAAAGCTGTTATGTTTCTGAAAAATATTATTGAGAAGAAAGGTGACATAAAGCTTAACAGTCTTAGTGGCCATTTTAGTCAAGCACCAGAGAGTTTGAGGAATACAATTGGATGGAGTAAAACTGAATTGGAAAAATTCTTGAGGCAGCACTCAAACATCTTTGCAATATCTGAAGATGAGACGGTGTCAGTGATTAAAAATACTCGATTAAATGTTGTAATCACTGGCAGTAAACCAACATGTCCAAATAAACCAACGATTACCAATAGAAAAGGGAAGATATATCATGTTGCTAAACTTTGGGGTATCATTGATTTAGGAAGGCATGAACATGTTTTTATTGACCGTTGCATCTTTGGCCGCCATATAGATGATTTGAATAGACTTTTGTCTGTTGGTGAAACTGTTTGCTTTGATGCTATCCCAGCTCCAAAGGGCAGTCGAGCTAGGTGGCGTGCCACTCGAGTATGGAAGGAAAATGAATCTATTGAGGATATGATTGACCGTCTTGCTGAAAGACTCCATTTGCCTTTGGATGGAAGATCCAGAGATCCTGGCACTCCTCTCGGCAACATAGACGATGAACTGAAGAAAGTAATTCCTGACTTAAACGACAACAACATCCTCAATTCACCAGTCACTGTGGGAGGTTTGAGGTATGCTTTCTTTGATGCAGCGCCTAGTGGTGCCGGTGTAGTGCCAGTTTGGAACTTCAAATCTGTGGAATTAGAAGGAATGAAAGACATAGATGATCTTGATCTAAGTGATGAGGCTGGTGGTGATGCACAGAATCCTTCTATGGTAGCTGAACGATATTACATGAATCAGTCTGTTCTTGGCGACAGTCCTCGTGATTCCAGATGCCATAATGGTGAAAAAGAACCTTTCATGAATGGACTGAGCAGCAACACCAATACAATACTTGAGAATGGAGATATGTTAAATGGGCAATCTGCTGATAAATACGGTGCTGATGTTGACTTGAGCAACGAACAAActaatggtaacaataataattgctgTACAAAGCAAATTGATGCATCGTGCCAGACAATTGTCACTGGGGATATTCTTGCAACACAATTCTTTCATGAAGGTATTTAG
- the LOC115210757 gene encoding uncharacterized protein LOC115210757 isoform X1, translated as MDSFQDTYLDSSFGSYQPKIMAEDPGHKAMLYFLEVLMNHSPSPLSISQLAGRFGSRNFTSEMRHAAGGNEAGLKKFLLKYPSLFTVNGNLVCLTDGTCWSSSVNNNVRDSSPASSSSSFSLPEVSIETEAVQYFRSKFLKKGEKWMATKSLAGHLSQASAEIRECVGPQNEFEDWLHKHPLIFEVKGDIVCLKDNMACSPLKSESDQTDDDGRQFAGDPGMLSMPLTPKLKNRPRSLNIMDAKPLKSPGILSSKSGPMTMTANEYKAVMFLKNIIEKKGDIKLNSLSGHFSQAPESLRNTIGWSKTELEKFLRQHSNIFAISEDETVSVIKNTRLNVVITGSKPTCPNKPTITNRKGKIYHVAKLWGIIDLGRHEHVFIDRCIFGRHIDDLNRLLSVGETVCFDAIPAPKGSRARWRATRVWKENESIEDMIDRLAERLHLPLDGRSRDPGTPLGNIDDELKKVIPDLNDNNILNSPVTVGGLRYAFFDAAPSGAGVVPVWNFKSVELEGMKDIDDLDLSDEAGGDAQNPSMVAERYYMNQSVLGDSPRDSRCHNGEKEPFMNGLSSNTNTILENGDMLNGQSADKYGADVDLSNEQTNGNNNNCCTKQIDASCQTIVTGDILATQFFHEGI; from the exons AT ggATTCTTTTCAAGACACTTATCTTGATTCCTCATTTGGCTCTTACCAACCTAAAATAATGGCGGAGGATCCAGGTCACAAAGCTATGTTATATTTCCTTGAGGTGTTGATGAACCACAGCCCTTCACCACTCAGTATTAGCCAGTTGGCTGGTCGCTTTGGCAGTCGAAATTTTACATCTGAAATGCGGCATGCTGCAGGTGGCAATGAGGCTGGGTTAAAAAAATTCCTGCTTAAATATCCTTCTCTTTTCACTGTAAATGGTAATCTTGTGTGTTTAACAGATGGTACTTGTTGGAGTAGTTCAGTAAATAACAATGTTCGTGATAGTAGTCCAGCATCATCTTCCTCAAGTTTCAGTCTTCCTGAAGTATCCATTGAAACAGAAGCCGTTCAATATTTTCGTAGCAAATTTCTTAAAAAGGGCGAAAAATGGATGGCTACCAAAAGTCTAGCTGGTCATCTGTCTCAGGCTTCTGCAGAAATCCGTGAGTGTGTTGGTCCACAGAATGAATTTGAAGACTGGTTGCATAAACATCCTTTAATTTTTGAAGTGAAAGGGGATATTGTTTGTCTTAAGGACAATATGGCTTGTAGTCCCTTAAAGTCAGAATCAGACCAGACTGATGATGACGGTAGACAGTTTGCAGGGGACCCTGGTATGCTTTCTATGCCATTGACACCTAAATTAAAAAATAGACCTCGCAGCTTAAATATAATGGATGCCAAGCCATTGAAGTCACCTGGCATATTGAGTTCCAAGTCTGGGCCTATGACAATGACTGCTAATGAATACAAAGCTGTTATGTTTCTGAAAAATATTATTGAGAAGAAAGGTGACATAAAGCTTAACAGTCTTAGTGGCCATTTTAGTCAAGCACCAGAGAGTTTGAGGAATACAATTGGATGGAGTAAAACTGAATTGGAAAAATTCTTGAGGCAGCACTCAAACATCTTTGCAATATCTGAAGATGAGACGGTGTCAGTGATTAAAAATACTCGATTAAATGTTGTAATCACTGGCAGTAAACCAACATGTCCAAATAAACCAACGATTACCAATAGAAAAGGGAAGATATATCATGTTGCTAAACTTTGGGGTATCATTGATTTAGGAAGGCATGAACATGTTTTTATTGACCGTTGCATCTTTGGCCGCCATATAGATGATTTGAATAGACTTTTGTCTGTTGGTGAAACTGTTTGCTTTGATGCTATCCCAGCTCCAAAGGGCAGTCGAGCTAGGTGGCGTGCCACTCGAGTATGGAAGGAAAATGAATCTATTGAGGATATGATTGACCGTCTTGCTGAAAGACTCCATTTGCCTTTGGATGGAAGATCCAGAGATCCTGGCACTCCTCTCGGCAACATAGACGATGAACTGAAGAAAGTAATTCCTGACTTAAACGACAACAACATCCTCAATTCACCAGTCACTGTGGGAGGTTTGAGGTATGCTTTCTTTGATGCAGCGCCTAGTGGTGCCGGTGTAGTGCCAGTTTGGAACTTCAAATCTGTGGAATTAGAAGGAATGAAAGACATAGATGATCTTGATCTAAGTGATGAGGCTGGTGGTGATGCACAGAATCCTTCTATGGTAGCTGAACGATATTACATGAATCAGTCTGTTCTTGGCGACAGTCCTCGTGATTCCAGATGCCATAATGGTGAAAAAGAACCTTTCATGAATGGACTGAGCAGCAACACCAATACAATACTTGAGAATGGAGATATGTTAAATGGGCAATCTGCTGATAAATACGGTGCTGATGTTGACTTGAGCAACGAACAAActaatggtaacaataataattgctgTACAAAGCAAATTGATGCATCGTGCCAGACAATTGTCACTGGGGATATTCTTGCAACACAATTCTTTCATGAAGGTATTTAG